From Brassica rapa cultivar Chiifu-401-42 chromosome A06, CAAS_Brap_v3.01, whole genome shotgun sequence:
atattataGCTTAGAATATATCCACTAATGATTACGAATAGCAAAGGCCAAAGAAagaaatagtattttaaaatattttataatgtacgatagtgttttgtttttttttttttgctaaaattttgtGCATAGTGTTTCCTCTCCAGTTTCTTCCTTTACGAGAATTCTAGCGTTAGTCCTAGAGCTGGAGGTATGTTTTGAGCCAATTTCCAATAGCTGTAGGATCCCTCCTGCACATATTTGGCATAACCCCCAAAATCAGTTTCAGAAAATAAGGTCAAATGGAAACTAAAGCCAAAACAAAGTGAAGTTTTAGACCCATCGTTTGGTCTGAACGTGACTGGAATTCCAGCCCTACTAAGGGATTGTTCACTTAGCCATCCAAATTGGAAGGGAACCATAGCTGTAACACAATATAATCGAGAAGAGTCAATATCATCTTGCGATTGTTATCTCAATGGATGATAATATAACTTGTTACACATACAATTTTCATTTGTAAGTAATATTGGTAACGATGCAGCAAGAGTTCCAGACACAGTGAGGGAATCAATATGGTACAGGAAGTTTCTGCAAGGTTGATTTAAGTTTCCATGTTTAAATGGTATTTAACTTAGTttcaagaaatataaaaaaaatggaataatgTGTAAGTAGAAATATTTACGTCCAGGCAGGTAGCCAGCCGTTGATCCCTACAACAGCGTTTAGGGCCATATCACCCATACCTCCAGCCACATAACCACTCGCAAAGTAGAGACCTTGCGCTGCACCCAGGCCGATACCTCCTACTCCTTTCATGACTATCAAAACCAAGGATTAGTAacatttgatatataaatttgatGCATACTATAGAGTCTAAACTATGCATGTTAGATGTAGATGGTTATGGGTTACCATGAGCAGGTTCACCAGCCAAAAGGTTAGTCACTAACACACATGTAGTATTGATAGAAGCCAAATCATCTTCCATGTTTTCAGAAACTTGTGTGACGTCGCACCCTAGTTCATACAACATATTGTAAATACAGTCTTCTTGGTTTTCAATTAAAAGTTTTGGAAGACATAACGTAATTTCAAGTTTAAAGCTAACTGATGATCTTACAAGCAGTGGTTACCGCTCCACCCAAGCGAGAAACGGGACGTCTAGGAGCAGTAGGACAAATCCATTTAATCTATGCATATCCATCataaaattcaattagaaaTTTCGACCAAGTTTTCTTTTGGCAATAAAAACAGATTTATGAAAAACATGTTCACGGATCTGTACATTTGGAAGATTCAACTCTCTGACAAACCGAGCTGAGCTGCAGAAcgaattaacatatatatatatagtaaggaaaaaactttaaaaacatagaaaaacaaGAGTTTAATTAGGTATATACAAGCTATATGAAATGATCTTTAaatctcatttaaaaaaaaaaaaagaagactgtGAGGAAAAGAACAAAAGAGAATACTTATTATTCTTTGGCACTAAAAGAATATtgaaatctaatctattaaaatagagtcctattATTTATCTACCACTTACAAGTTCTTATTTATTTTCGGACTTCCTTTAGAATAGCACGTGTTTGGACATGGAAATGTGTTTGGTTCTTTagatatctaatctattaaaacaaagTCATATTTTCTATCTACTGTTAACAAGTCATACTATAACCatctaaaaaattaatatatttcattttacattaataataaaaaaatataaatataaatttatttttaaatataacaaattatgttgaaaaacaatctaacaaaatcttaccaaccttctaaatatttttataaaataacacttaattaatttcgtaaatactaatataactttataattcaatgttaattaaaaaattattataaaacaagaaaataaaattctatactattttatatattttttaattatattatgtattatattaaaatagaagtactatatgaattaaatatgggtaaatttatctattttatttttaaaatactttcatttaaataaattatcactcatcatcaaaatatgttaaaattcgtaaactatattatattttttagaaaaataaatttataaacataaattcattaacataggttaaactattatatctacaactacatagttttttatttttttattttaaaactctcaacaatatattgtttaagaaataataatatacaaaaatataatagtttataactaacctttagttcatatactatttaaaatatgttattagaaaactacgaattttaattattcattcaaaatattaacgacaaatcaaattttaattataaa
This genomic window contains:
- the LOC103874156 gene encoding acyl-protein thioesterase 2-like isoform X2 produces the protein MALDGNGIAYGVTRLVRPRGTHKATIVWLHDIGENGDDSARFVRELNLPNIKWICPTAPRRPVSRLGGAVTTAWCDVTQVSENMEDDLASINTTCVLVTNLLAGEPAHVMKGVGGIGLGAAQGLYFASGYVAGGMGDMALNAVVGINGWLPAWTNFLYHIDSLTVSGTLAASLPILLTNENSMVPFQFGWLSEQSLSRAGIPVTFRPNDGSKTSLCFGFSFHLTLFSETDFGGYAKYVQEGSYSYWKLAQNIPPALGLTLEFS
- the LOC103874156 gene encoding acyl-protein thioesterase 2-like isoform X1 → MNLCLVKIFTDGNGIAYGVTRLVRPRGTHKATIVWLHDIGENGDDSARFVRELNLPNIKWICPTAPRRPVSRLGGAVTTAWCDVTQVSENMEDDLASINTTCVLVTNLLAGEPAHVMKGVGGIGLGAAQGLYFASGYVAGGMGDMALNAVVGINGWLPAWTNFLYHIDSLTVSGTLAASLPILLTNENSMVPFQFGWLSEQSLSRAGIPVTFRPNDGSKTSLCFGFSFHLTLFSETDFGGYAKYVQEGSYSYWKLAQNIPPALGLTLEFS
- the LOC103874156 gene encoding acyl-protein thioesterase 2-like isoform X3, encoding MNLCLVKIFTDGNGIAYGVTRLVRPRGTHKATIVWLHDIGENGDDSARFVRELNLPNIKWICPTAPRRPVSRLGGAVTTAWCDVTQVSENMEDDLASINTTCVLVTNLLAGEPAHVMKGVGGIGLGAAQGLYFASGYVAGGMGDMALNAVVGINGWLPAWTNFLYHIDSLTVSGTLAASLPILLTNENSMVPFQFGWLSEQSLSRAGIPVTFRPNDGRDPTAIGNWLKTYLQL